The Helicobacter pylori NQ4053 genome contains a region encoding:
- a CDS encoding replication-associated recombination protein A yields MSLTALLNPKSLEDFLGQEHLIGKDAPLFKALQSKHFPHAFFYGPPGVGKTSLAQIIARSLERPILLFNATDFKLEDLRLKLKNYQNTLLKPVVFIDETHRLNKTQQEFLLPIMEKNHALILGASTQDPNYSLSHAIRSRSFIFELTPLKKSDLDKLCAKALVLLKKQIEPSAKTYLLNNSAGDARALLNLLDLSAKIEDPITLKTLQSLRPHSLNDGSYSDDTHYNLTSALIKSLRGSDENASIYYLARLIAGGENPEFIARRLVIFASEDIGNANPNALNLATSCLFSVKQIGYPEARIILSQCVIYLACSPKSNTAYRAINQALDCVQKGSLYPIPKHLLPNAKDYLYPHDYNGYVKQDYLEKPLDLVSSQGIGFEKTLLEWLDKIRN; encoded by the coding sequence ATGAGCCTGACTGCGCTTTTAAACCCAAAAAGCCTAGAAGATTTTTTAGGCCAAGAGCATTTAATAGGGAAAGACGCCCCCTTATTTAAAGCCCTACAATCCAAACACTTCCCCCACGCTTTTTTCTATGGCCCTCCTGGCGTGGGTAAAACAAGCCTGGCTCAAATCATCGCTCGCTCCCTAGAGCGCCCCATTCTTTTATTCAATGCGACGGATTTCAAATTAGAGGATTTACGCCTTAAGCTTAAAAATTACCAAAACACCCTTTTAAAGCCCGTTGTTTTTATTGATGAAACCCACAGATTGAATAAAACCCAACAGGAATTTTTACTCCCCATTATGGAAAAAAATCACGCTTTAATTTTAGGAGCTAGCACGCAAGATCCTAATTACAGCCTAAGCCATGCGATCCGCTCAAGAAGTTTTATTTTTGAATTAACCCCCCTAAAAAAGAGCGATTTAGACAAGCTTTGTGCTAAAGCTTTAGTATTGTTAAAAAAACAAATAGAGCCTAGCGCTAAAACCTATCTTTTAAACAACAGCGCTGGCGATGCTAGAGCGTTATTAAACCTTTTAGATTTGAGCGCTAAAATAGAAGATCCTATCACTTTAAAAACGCTGCAATCCTTACGGCCCCATAGCCTAAATGACGGATCTTATAGCGATGATACGCATTATAATCTTACTAGCGCGTTAATCAAGTCTTTAAGAGGGAGCGATGAAAACGCTTCCATCTATTATCTGGCGCGCTTGATTGCTGGCGGGGAAAACCCGGAATTTATCGCCAGAAGGCTGGTGATTTTTGCGAGCGAAGATATTGGTAACGCTAACCCAAACGCCCTTAATTTAGCCACTTCTTGCTTGTTTTCAGTCAAACAAATCGGCTACCCTGAAGCGCGCATCATTTTAAGCCAATGCGTGATTTATCTGGCTTGTTCGCCCAAGTCTAACACGGCTTATAGAGCGATCAATCAGGCTTTGGATTGCGTTCAAAAAGGCTCACTCTACCCTATTCCTAAACACCTGCTACCTAACGCTAAAGATTACCTTTACCCGCATGATTATAACGGCTATGTCAAACAAGATTATTTGGAAAAACCCCTAGATTTGGTTTCTTCTCAAGGCATAGGGTTTGAAAAAACCCTTTTAGAATGGCTTGATAAGATAAGAAATTGA
- the fur gene encoding ferric iron uptake transcriptional regulator, translated as MKRLETLESILERLRMSIKKNGLKNSKQREEVVSVLYRSGTHLSPEEITHSIRQKDKNTSISSVYRILNFLEKENFICVLETSKSGRRYEIAAKEHHDHIICLHCGKIIEFADPEIENRQNEVVKKYQAKLISHDMKMFVWCKECQESDD; from the coding sequence ATGAAAAGATTAGAAACTTTGGAATCCATTTTAGAGCGCTTGAGAATGTCTATCAAAAAAAACGGACTCAAAAATTCAAAACAAAGAGAAGAAGTGGTGAGCGTTTTGTATCGCAGCGGCACACACTTAAGCCCTGAAGAAATCACGCATTCTATCCGCCAAAAGGACAAAAACACCAGCATTTCTTCAGTCTATCGCATTTTGAATTTCTTAGAAAAAGAAAATTTTATCTGTGTTTTAGAGACTTCAAAAAGCGGCCGGCGTTATGAAATTGCGGCTAAAGAACACCATGATCACATCATTTGTTTGCATTGCGGCAAGATCATTGAATTTGCAGACCCTGAAATTGAAAACCGCCAGAATGAAGTCGTTAAAAAATACCAAGCCAAGTTGATTAGCCATGACATGAAAATGTTTGTGTGGTGCAAAGAATGCCAAGAGAGCGATGATTAA
- a CDS encoding DUF2147 domain-containing protein → MKLVSLVIVFCCFLGAVELPGIYQTQEFLYIKSSFVEFFEHNGKFYAYGISDVDGSKAKKDKLNPNPKLRNRSDKGVVFLSDLIKVGKRSYKGGKAYNFYDGKTYYVRVTQNSNGDLEFTSSYDKWGYVGKTFTWKRLSDEEIKNLKLKRFNLDEVLKTLKDSPI, encoded by the coding sequence ATGAAATTGGTGAGTCTTGTTATAGTTTTTTGTTGTTTTTTAGGGGCTGTAGAGTTGCCTGGAATTTATCAAACTCAGGAATTTTTATACATAAAAAGCTCTTTTGTGGAGTTTTTTGAGCATAATGGGAAGTTCTATGCCTATGGTATTTCTGATGTGGATGGCTCTAAAGCCAAAAAAGATAAACTCAATCCTAACCCAAAGCTAAGGAATCGCAGCGATAAAGGCGTGGTGTTTTTAAGCGATTTGATTAAGGTTGGAAAACGATCTTATAAGGGCGGTAAAGCGTATAATTTTTATGACGGCAAGACCTACTACGTGAGGGTTACTCAAAATTCAAACGGGGATTTGGAATTCACTTCAAGCTATGACAAATGGGGGTATGTGGGCAAGACTTTCACTTGGAAACGCCTGAGCGATGAAGAAATCAAAAATCTAAAGCTCAAGCGTTTTAACTTGGACGAAGTCCTTAAAACCCTTAAAGATAGCCCTATTTAA
- a CDS encoding YhcH/YjgK/YiaL family protein, translated as MAIFGELSSLGHLFKKTQELEILHAYLKEVMQKGSKANQRVLNLASNTEFQTPLGHGIFSIEQSYCLEHAKESEKGFFESHKQYVDFQLIVKGVEGAKVVGINQATIKTSYDEKRDLIVYEPVSEASFLRLDAGMLAIFFESDAHALRFYGESFEKYREEPIFKAVVKAPKGLIKLKL; from the coding sequence ATGGCTATTTTTGGGGAATTAAGCTCTCTTGGGCATTTGTTTAAAAAAACGCAAGAATTAGAAATTTTGCATGCGTATTTAAAAGAGGTCATGCAAAAGGGTAGTAAAGCGAATCAAAGGGTTTTAAACCTCGCGTCTAATACAGAATTTCAAACGCCTTTAGGGCATGGCATTTTTAGCATAGAGCAGAGTTATTGTTTAGAGCATGCTAAAGAAAGCGAGAAAGGCTTTTTTGAAAGCCACAAACAATATGTGGATTTCCAGCTGATTGTCAAAGGCGTTGAGGGGGCTAAAGTGGTGGGTATCAATCAAGCCACCATTAAAACCTCTTATGATGAAAAAAGAGATTTGATCGTTTATGAGCCGGTTAGTGAAGCTTCTTTTTTGCGTTTAGATGCGGGCATGCTGGCTATTTTTTTTGAAAGCGATGCACATGCGTTGAGATTCTATGGGGAGTCTTTTGAAAAATATAGGGAAGAGCCGATTTTTAAAGCGGTCGTTAAAGCGCCTAAAGGGTTAATCAAATTAAAATTATGA
- the fliY gene encoding flagellar motor switch protein FliY, with amino-acid sequence MQDFIKIFIQEVVSTLEGLVGKAPSVGLEKEVSSSEETWESLISAPYARVKISAIEKEESSIELLAPVDLVTALSDLMLGGEGASKEEMDNDDLDAFKEMASNIFGAIATSLKSQELLPKLNFTTTNAEIAKELPKKEDYAKAMVFSFKMEAIKESQIILLTTAAFECQFEKTHKEEKEETTKSATEEAKTHDASLENIEIRNISMLLDVKLNVKVRIGQKKMILKDVVSMDIGSVVELDQLVNDPLEILVDDKVIAKGEVVIVDGNFGIQITDIGTKKERLEQLKN; translated from the coding sequence ATGCAAGACTTTATTAAGATTTTTATTCAAGAGGTTGTCTCTACTTTAGAAGGGTTAGTGGGTAAGGCTCCAAGCGTGGGATTAGAAAAAGAAGTTTCTAGTAGTGAAGAAACTTGGGAGAGTTTGATCAGTGCGCCTTATGCAAGGGTTAAGATTAGTGCGATTGAAAAAGAAGAGAGCTCTATTGAATTACTGGCTCCGGTAGATTTAGTTACCGCTTTAAGCGATTTGATGTTAGGAGGTGAGGGGGCGAGTAAGGAAGAAATGGATAATGACGATTTAGACGCTTTTAAAGAAATGGCTTCTAATATTTTTGGTGCGATCGCTACGAGCTTGAAGTCTCAAGAATTGCTCCCCAAACTCAATTTTACTACCACGAACGCTGAAATCGCTAAAGAGCTTCCTAAAAAAGAAGATTACGCTAAAGCGATGGTATTTTCTTTTAAAATGGAAGCCATCAAAGAAAGCCAAATCATTTTATTGACTACGGCGGCTTTTGAGTGCCAATTTGAAAAAACGCATAAAGAAGAAAAAGAAGAAACGACAAAGAGCGCTACTGAAGAAGCTAAAACCCATGACGCGTCTTTAGAAAACATAGAGATCCGCAATATCAGCATGCTTTTAGACGTGAAATTGAACGTTAAAGTGCGTATCGGGCAAAAAAAGATGATTTTAAAAGATGTGGTCTCTATGGATATAGGGAGCGTGGTAGAGTTGGATCAATTGGTGAATGACCCTTTAGAAATTCTTGTAGATGACAAGGTGATCGCTAAGGGCGAAGTGGTGATCGTGGATGGGAATTTTGGCATTCAGATCACAGATATTGGCACTAAAAAGGAACGCTTAGAGCAACTGAAAAATTAA
- the fliM gene encoding flagellar motor switch protein FliM: MADILSQEEIDALLEVVDENVDIQNVQKKDIIPQRSVTLYDFKRPNRVSKEQLRSFRSIHDKMARNLSSQISSIMRSIVEIQLHSVDQMTYGEFLMSLPSPTSFNVFSMKPMGGTGVLEINPSIAFPMIDRLLGGKGSAYDQNREFSDIELNLLDTILRQVMQILKEVWSPVVEMYPTIDAKESSANVVQIVAQNEISIMVVLEIIIGHSRGMMNICYPVISIESILSKMGSRDLMLSETNSKKSRNKELQALLSGVSVDMIVFLGAVELSLKEMLDLDVGDTIRLNKVANDEVSVYVHKKKRYLASVGFQGYRKTIQIKEVIYSEKERTKEILEMLEEQRRGKVGDIMKIEEE, translated from the coding sequence ATGGCTGATATTTTAAGCCAAGAAGAAATTGATGCGCTTTTAGAAGTCGTTGATGAAAATGTGGATATTCAAAATGTCCAAAAAAAAGATATTATCCCCCAACGCAGTGTAACCCTCTATGATTTCAAACGCCCTAATCGTGTGAGTAAGGAGCAATTGCGTTCTTTTAGGAGTATCCATGATAAAATGGCTAGGAATCTTTCCAGTCAAATTTCTTCTATCATGCGTTCTATTGTAGAGATCCAGCTCCATAGCGTGGATCAAATGACTTATGGCGAATTTTTGATGAGTTTGCCTAGCCCTACAAGTTTTAATGTCTTTTCCATGAAGCCTATGGGAGGAACGGGGGTTTTAGAGATTAATCCTAGCATCGCTTTCCCCATGATTGACAGACTATTAGGAGGTAAGGGGAGCGCGTATGATCAAAATAGGGAGTTTAGCGATATTGAATTGAATTTATTGGATACGATTTTACGCCAGGTGATGCAAATTTTAAAAGAAGTGTGGTCGCCTGTGGTGGAGATGTATCCTACCATTGACGCTAAAGAATCCAGCGCGAATGTGGTCCAAATCGTCGCTCAAAATGAAATTTCTATCATGGTGGTTTTAGAGATTATTATCGGGCATAGCCGTGGGATGATGAATATTTGTTACCCGGTGATTTCCATTGAGAGCATTCTTTCTAAAATGGGGAGTAGGGATTTGATGCTTTCAGAGACGAACTCTAAAAAGAGCCGTAATAAGGAATTGCAAGCGCTATTGAGCGGGGTGAGCGTGGATATGATCGTGTTTTTGGGTGCGGTGGAATTGAGTTTGAAAGAAATGTTGGATTTAGATGTGGGGGATACTATCCGGTTGAATAAAGTCGCTAATGATGAAGTGAGCGTGTATGTGCATAAAAAAAAGCGTTATTTAGCGAGCGTGGGGTTTCAAGGGTATAGGAAAACCATTCAAATTAAAGAAGTGATCTATAGCGAAAAAGAACGCACTAAAGAAATTTTAGAAATGTTAGAAGAGCAGCGCAGAGGCAAAGTGGGCGATATTATGAAAATAGAAGAAGAGTGA
- a CDS encoding RNA polymerase sigma factor FliA: protein MILMMENRMPKGIQKTETSEKNIEKVLNAYDKQQHHHQDALAIQYLPAVRAMAFRLKERLPSSIDFNDLVSIGTEELIKLARRYESALNDSFWGYAKTRVNGAMLDYLRSLDVISRSNRKLIKSIDIEITKHLNEHGKEPSDAYLAEALGENIEKIREAKTASDIYALVPIDEQFNAIEQDEITKKIEAEELLEHVQKALNQMSEREQILIQLYYFEELNLSEIKEILGITESRISQIIKEAIKKVRKSLGVDHG, encoded by the coding sequence ATGATTTTGATGATGGAAAATAGAATGCCCAAAGGAATTCAAAAAACTGAAACCAGCGAAAAAAATATAGAAAAGGTTTTGAACGCCTATGATAAGCAACAACACCACCATCAAGACGCGCTCGCTATCCAGTATTTACCAGCCGTGCGCGCTATGGCGTTTCGTTTAAAAGAGCGTTTGCCCAGCTCTATTGATTTTAACGATCTGGTTTCTATTGGCACTGAAGAATTGATTAAATTAGCCAGGCGTTATGAGAGCGCGTTAAACGATTCTTTTTGGGGGTATGCGAAGACTCGTGTCAATGGGGCGATGCTAGATTATTTGCGTTCTTTAGATGTGATTTCTCGCTCTAATAGAAAGCTCATTAAAAGCATTGATATTGAAATTACCAAACACCTTAATGAGCATGGGAAAGAGCCTAGCGATGCGTATTTAGCAGAAGCTCTAGGCGAGAATATTGAAAAGATTAGAGAAGCTAAAACGGCCTCAGATATTTATGCGTTAGTGCCAATAGATGAGCAATTCAATGCGATTGAGCAAGATGAAATCACTAAAAAAATTGAAGCAGAAGAATTGTTAGAGCATGTCCAAAAAGCGCTGAATCAAATGAGCGAAAGAGAGCAAATCCTTATCCAGCTTTATTACTTTGAAGAGTTGAATTTGAGCGAGATCAAAGAGATTTTAGGCATTACTGAATCGCGCATTTCTCAAATCATTAAAGAAGCGATTAAAAAGGTGCGTAAATCCTTAGGAGTGGATCATGGCTGA
- the ylxH gene encoding flagellum site-determining protein YlxH, with protein sequence MNNQASRLDNLMNLKNPKSFFDNKGNTKFIAITSGKGGVGKSNISANLAYSLYKKGYKVGVFDADIGLANLDVIFGVKTHKNILHALKGEAKLQEIICEIEPGLCLIPGDSGEEILKYISGTEVLDQFVDEEGVLSSLDYIVIDTGAGIGATTQAFLNASDCVVIVTTPDPSAITDAYACIKINSKNKDELFLITNMVAQPKEGRATYERLFKVAKNNIASLELHYLGAIENSSLLKRYVRERKIVRKIAPNDLFSQSIDQIAGLLVSKLETGALEIPKEGLKSFFKRLLKYLG encoded by the coding sequence ATGAACAATCAAGCGAGCCGCTTAGATAATTTGATGAATCTTAAAAACCCTAAAAGTTTTTTTGATAATAAGGGGAATACCAAATTCATCGCTATCACAAGCGGTAAGGGAGGTGTGGGGAAATCCAATATTAGCGCTAATTTAGCTTACTCTTTATACAAGAAAGGTTATAAGGTAGGGGTGTTTGATGCGGATATTGGTTTAGCGAATTTAGATGTGATTTTTGGGGTGAAAACCCATAAAAATATCTTGCATGCCTTAAAAGGTGAAGCCAAATTACAAGAAATCATTTGCGAGATTGAACCCGGGCTTTGCTTAATTCCCGGGGATAGCGGCGAAGAAATTTTAAAATACATTAGCGGAACAGAAGTTTTAGATCAATTCGTGGATGAAGAGGGGGTTTTAAGCTCTTTAGATTATATTGTGATTGATACGGGAGCTGGGATTGGAGCCACTACACAAGCGTTTTTGAATGCGAGCGATTGCGTGGTGATTGTTACCACACCCGATCCTTCAGCGATTACCGATGCGTATGCATGCATTAAAATCAACTCCAAAAATAAAGATGAATTGTTTCTTATTACTAACATGGTAGCCCAACCTAAAGAGGGTAGGGCGACTTATGAAAGGTTGTTTAAAGTGGCTAAAAACAATATCGCTTCATTAGAATTGCACTATTTAGGAGCGATTGAAAACAGCTCCTTATTGAAACGCTATGTGAGAGAGCGAAAGATTGTAAGAAAAATAGCCCCTAATGATTTGTTTTCGCAATCCATTGATCAGATAGCGGGTCTTTTGGTTTCTAAGTTAGAAACCGGTGCTTTAGAAATACCAAAAGAAGGTTTGAAAAGCTTTTTTAAAAGGCTTTTGAAGTATTTGGGGTAG
- the flhF gene encoding flagellar biosynthesis protein FlhF codes for MKFYTYSGETAAEALKIAQSHHGVDTLVFKTQEIRKKTLTSSGLYEIVVAVEEESENKPPKAPLIPESLYDEELNEEDVVMQLSSTVEEMRKLAGVSSNQRNYSFSKNKTLLEKDAPLEDTPLEANKQDALLQALKDEANHKKEREKREVKQEEEIKDINLQLSKIRDSLKLIQNMFWDEKNPNSINIPQEFAEIYKLAKQSGMKSSHLDEIMQLSLELMPLRMRENSVTIKRYFREVLRKMILCRPEDLNLRQKRILMLVGPTGVGKTTTLAKLAARYSRMLAKKYKVGIITLDNYRIGALEQLSWYANKMKMSIEAVIDAKDFAKEIEALEYCDFILVDTTGHSQYDKEKIAGLKEFIDGGYNIDVSLVLSVTTKYEDMKDIYDSFGVLGIDTLIFTKLDESRGLGNLFSLVHESQKPISYLSVGQEVPMDLKVATNEYLVDCMLDGFSNPNKEQA; via the coding sequence GTGAAATTCTATACCTATAGTGGGGAGACGGCCGCTGAAGCTTTAAAGATCGCTCAAAGCCACCATGGGGTGGATACGCTAGTGTTTAAAACGCAAGAAATCCGTAAAAAAACGCTCACTTCTTCTGGGCTTTATGAAATCGTTGTGGCGGTTGAAGAAGAGAGCGAAAACAAACCCCCTAAAGCCCCCCTTATTCCTGAAAGTTTGTATGATGAAGAATTGAATGAAGAAGATGTGGTCATGCAGCTTTCAAGCACTGTAGAAGAAATGCGCAAACTCGCTGGGGTTTCATCTAATCAGCGCAACTATAGTTTTTCAAAAAATAAGACCCTTTTAGAAAAAGACGCTCCGTTAGAGGATACGCCTTTAGAGGCTAATAAGCAGGACGCTTTATTGCAAGCCTTAAAAGATGAAGCCAACCATAAAAAAGAAAGAGAAAAAAGAGAAGTCAAACAAGAAGAAGAAATTAAAGACATCAATCTGCAATTAAGTAAAATCAGAGACAGCTTGAAACTCATTCAAAACATGTTTTGGGATGAGAAAAACCCTAATTCTATTAATATCCCTCAAGAATTTGCAGAAATTTACAAACTGGCCAAACAAAGTGGGATGAAATCCAGCCATTTAGATGAAATCATGCAATTGAGCCTAGAATTGATGCCTTTACGCATGCGCGAAAATTCCGTAACGATCAAGCGCTATTTTAGAGAAGTGTTGCGCAAAATGATTTTGTGCCGCCCTGAAGATTTGAATTTAAGGCAAAAACGCATCTTAATGCTTGTAGGGCCAACAGGCGTGGGGAAAACGACGACTTTGGCTAAATTAGCCGCGCGTTATTCTAGGATGCTAGCGAAAAAATACAAGGTGGGCATTATCACCTTAGACAATTATCGCATTGGGGCTTTGGAGCAATTAAGCTGGTATGCTAATAAAATGAAAATGAGTATAGAAGCGGTGATTGACGCTAAGGATTTTGCTAAAGAAATTGAAGCTTTGGAATACTGCGATTTTATTTTAGTGGATACGACAGGGCATTCGCAATACGATAAAGAAAAAATTGCCGGTTTGAAGGAATTTATAGATGGGGGTTATAATATTGATGTGTCCTTAGTGCTTTCGGTTACCACTAAGTATGAAGACATGAAAGATATTTATGATTCTTTTGGGGTGTTAGGGATTGACACTTTAATCTTTACGAAATTGGACGAGAGTAGGGGGCTAGGGAATTTGTTTTCTTTAGTGCATGAAAGCCAAAAGCCTATCAGCTATCTTTCTGTCGGCCAAGAAGTGCCTATGGATTTGAAAGTGGCTACTAATGAGTATTTAGTGGATTGCATGCTAGATGGCTTTAGTAACCCTAATAAGGAACAAGCATGA
- the folK gene encoding 2-amino-4-hydroxy-6-hydroxymethyldihydropteridine diphosphokinase → MREIFTSRFFPSLFKKRLDFSNRVVLGLGSNLKNPLKILKNCFLYFKNHSKIGKIFSSPIYINPPFGYTNQPNFYNATIILKTSLSLRHFFALVFYIERRFGRARKRDFKDAPRTLDIDIIAFNQVILRQNDLTLPHPKWSERDSVLVPLALQQILFKKGEW, encoded by the coding sequence ATGCGAGAGATCTTTACTAGCCGCTTTTTCCCTAGCCTTTTTAAAAAAAGGCTTGATTTTTCTAACAGGGTGGTTTTAGGGTTGGGATCTAATCTTAAAAATCCTTTAAAAATATTAAAAAATTGTTTTTTGTATTTTAAAAATCATAGTAAGATCGGGAAAATTTTTTCTTCGCCCATTTATATCAATCCGCCTTTTGGTTACACTAATCAACCTAACTTTTATAACGCTACGATTATCCTTAAAACATCTTTAAGTTTACGCCATTTTTTTGCTCTGGTTTTTTATATAGAAAGGCGTTTTGGCCGTGCAAGGAAGCGCGATTTTAAAGACGCTCCAAGAACTTTAGATATTGATATTATCGCTTTCAACCAAGTCATTTTAAGGCAGAACGATTTGACTTTACCTCACCCTAAATGGAGTGAAAGGGATTCGGTGTTAGTGCCGTTGGCTTTGCAACAAATTCTTTTTAAAAAAGGGGAGTGGTGA
- a CDS encoding aminopeptidase, translating to MKGLERESHFTLNENAIFFECAYSCDNALFLQLDDRSFFITDSRYTQEAKESVQPKNGVLAEVIESSDLVQSAIDLIAKSSVKKLFFDPNQVNLQTYKRLDSAVGNKVILEGVPSYHRQKRIIKNDHEIQLLKKSQALNVEAFENFAEYVKKIFDEKESLSERYLQHKVKDFLTKEGVYDLSFEPILALNANASKPHALPSTKDFLKAEHSILLDMGIKYERYCSDRTRTAFFDPKNFVFTREQSFKDKERQKIYDIVKEAQEKAISGIRAGMTGKEADSLARGVISDYGYGQYFTHSTGHGIGLDIHELPYISSRSGTILEEGMVFSVEPGIYIPGFFGVRIEDLVVIKNSRAELL from the coding sequence ATGAAAGGATTAGAAAGAGAATCGCATTTCACGCTCAATGAGAACGCGATATTTTTTGAATGCGCTTATAGTTGCGATAACGCTTTGTTTTTGCAATTAGACGATCGCTCGTTTTTTATCACTGATTCTCGCTACACTCAAGAAGCTAAAGAAAGCGTTCAGCCTAAAAATGGCGTTTTAGCGGAAGTGATAGAGTCTAGTGATTTAGTCCAAAGCGCGATTGACTTGATTGCTAAAAGTTCGGTTAAAAAGCTCTTTTTTGACCCCAATCAAGTGAATTTGCAAACCTATAAGCGTTTGGATTCAGCGGTTGGGAATAAGGTTATTTTAGAGGGCGTGCCTAGTTACCACCGCCAAAAACGCATCATTAAAAACGATCATGAAATCCAACTCCTCAAAAAATCTCAAGCACTGAATGTTGAAGCTTTTGAAAATTTTGCTGAGTATGTGAAAAAGATTTTTGATGAAAAAGAGTCCTTGAGCGAGCGGTATTTGCAGCATAAGGTTAAGGACTTTTTGACTAAAGAGGGGGTTTATGATCTGAGTTTTGAGCCTATTTTAGCCTTGAATGCGAATGCGAGCAAGCCCCATGCCTTGCCTAGCACGAAGGATTTTTTAAAAGCGGAGCACAGCATTCTTTTGGATATGGGGATCAAATACGAACGCTATTGCTCGGATAGGACTCGCACGGCTTTTTTTGACCCTAAAAATTTTGTCTTCACAAGAGAGCAGAGTTTCAAGGATAAAGAGCGTCAAAAGATTTATGACATTGTGAAAGAAGCGCAAGAAAAGGCTATTTCAGGCATTAGAGCGGGCATGACCGGTAAAGAAGCGGACAGCTTGGCTAGGGGGGTGATTAGCGATTATGGTTATGGGCAGTATTTCACTCACAGCACCGGGCATGGCATTGGCTTAGACATTCATGAGCTTCCTTATATTTCATCGCGCAGTGGAACTATTTTAGAAGAGGGCATGGTGTTTTCTGTAGAGCCTGGGATTTATATCCCTGGATTTTTTGGGGTACGCATTGAAGATTTAGTGGTGATCAAAAATTCTAGGGCTGAGCTTTTGTGA
- the aroQ gene encoding type II 3-dehydroquinate dehydratase, which produces MKILVIQGPNLNMLGHRDPRLYGMVTLDQIHEIMQTFVKQGNLDVELEFFQTNFEGEIIDKIQESVGSDYEGIIINPGAFSHTSIAIADAIMLAGKPVIEVHLTNIQAREEFRKNSYTGAACGGVIMGFGPLGYNMALMAMVNILAEMKAFQEAQKNNPNNPINNQK; this is translated from the coding sequence ATGAAAATTTTAGTGATTCAAGGGCCTAATTTAAACATGTTAGGACACAGAGACCCAAGACTTTATGGCATGGTAACCTTAGACCAAATCCATGAAATCATGCAAACTTTCGTGAAACAAGGCAATTTAGATGTGGAATTAGAGTTTTTTCAAACCAATTTTGAGGGCGAAATCATTGATAAAATCCAAGAGAGCGTGGGTAGCGATTATGAAGGGATCATCATTAACCCTGGAGCGTTTTCGCACACTTCTATTGCGATTGCAGATGCGATCATGCTAGCGGGCAAACCCGTTATTGAAGTGCATCTCACTAACATTCAAGCCAGAGAAGAATTCAGGAAAAATTCTTACACTGGAGCGGCTTGTGGAGGCGTGATCATGGGATTTGGCCCGCTTGGTTACAACATGGCTTTAATGGCGATGGTCAATATTTTAGCCGAAATGAAAGCGTTCCAAGAAGCCCAAAAAAACAACCCTAATAACCCCATTAACAATCAAAAATAA